One window of Aggregicoccus sp. 17bor-14 genomic DNA carries:
- a CDS encoding thymidine phosphorylase, with amino-acid sequence MQAYEIIKTKRDGRKLTADDIRAFIAAYTAGSVPDYQMSALCMAVFFRGMDAEELGAWTRAMLHSGEVLDLGDVPGVKVDKHSTGGVGDKVSLSLAPLAAACGVPVPMISGRGLGHTGGTLDKLESIPGFNVNLPVSAYRRLVRDVGCCLIGQTKEIAPADKKLYALRDVTATVDCIPLIASSIMSKKMAEGIDALVLDVKVGSGAFMKTREDARLLARTMIGIGREMGRKVTALLTDMEQPLGRTVGNALEVVEAVEMLRGNAPADYTECTLALTAEMLVLGKKAASVAEARTRLQRAVADGSAVEKLKEIVRAQGGDPRSIDDLSRLPQARATQEVLAPADGFVTAIHTEAVGLAAVALGAGRQRTDSPIDPAVGFTLLRKVGEPVRRGEPLVRVHYNDASKLEDVQARLLAAYRIGAEAPAERPLVLERLE; translated from the coding sequence GTGCAAGCCTACGAGATCATCAAGACGAAGCGGGACGGCCGGAAGCTCACCGCAGACGACATCCGCGCCTTCATCGCCGCCTACACCGCGGGCAGCGTGCCCGACTACCAGATGTCCGCCCTGTGCATGGCCGTGTTCTTCCGGGGCATGGACGCGGAGGAGCTGGGCGCCTGGACGCGCGCCATGCTGCACTCCGGCGAGGTGCTGGACCTCGGGGACGTTCCCGGAGTGAAGGTGGACAAGCACTCCACGGGTGGGGTGGGGGACAAGGTCTCGCTCAGCCTCGCCCCGCTCGCGGCCGCCTGCGGGGTGCCGGTGCCCATGATCTCCGGGCGCGGCCTCGGCCACACCGGCGGGACGCTGGACAAGCTCGAGAGCATCCCCGGCTTCAACGTGAACCTGCCGGTCTCGGCCTACCGCCGCCTCGTGCGCGACGTGGGCTGCTGCCTCATCGGGCAGACGAAGGAGATCGCCCCCGCGGACAAGAAGCTCTACGCGCTGCGCGACGTGACGGCCACGGTGGACTGCATCCCGCTCATCGCCTCGTCGATCATGAGCAAGAAGATGGCCGAGGGCATCGACGCGCTGGTGCTCGACGTGAAGGTGGGCTCGGGCGCCTTCATGAAGACGCGCGAGGACGCGCGCCTGCTCGCGCGCACCATGATCGGCATCGGCCGCGAGATGGGCCGCAAGGTGACCGCGCTGCTCACCGACATGGAGCAGCCCCTGGGGCGCACCGTGGGCAACGCGCTCGAGGTGGTGGAGGCCGTGGAGATGCTGCGCGGCAACGCTCCCGCGGACTACACCGAGTGCACGCTCGCGCTCACCGCCGAGATGCTGGTGCTGGGGAAGAAGGCCGCGAGCGTGGCCGAGGCGCGCACGCGCCTGCAGCGCGCGGTGGCGGACGGCAGCGCCGTGGAGAAGCTCAAGGAGATCGTGCGCGCGCAGGGAGGAGACCCGCGCAGCATCGACGACCTCTCGCGCCTGCCACAGGCGCGCGCCACGCAGGAGGTCCTGGCCCCCGCGGACGGCTTCGTCACCGCCATCCACACCGAGGCGGTGGGGCTCGCGGCGGTGGCGCTGGGCGCGGGGCGCCAGCGCACCGACAGCCCCATCGACCCCGCCGTGGGCTTCACCCTGCTGCGCAAGGTGGGTGAGCCGGTGCGCAGGGGCGAGCCGCTGGTGCGCGTGCACTACAACGACGCGTCGAAGCTCGAGGACGTGCAGGCCCGGCTGCTCGCGGCCTACCGCATCGGCGCCGAGGCTCCGGCCGAGCGCCCCCTGGTGCTCGAGCGCCTGGAGTAG
- a CDS encoding purine-nucleoside phosphorylase: protein MGLYEQVQETVQAIRGRAPGLAPKVGIILGSGLGDFADGFADKVVLPYAELPHFPHSSVPGHAGRLVLGRLAGVPVVAMQGRVHAYEGYAPAQVAFPARVLCALGIQALVVTNAAGTVNTAYAPGDLMAITDQLNLSGWNPLTGPNDDRLGPRFPDMSRAFSPELLALLFASAKRTGVDLKRGVYSMLAGPTYETPAEIRMLRILGADAVGMSTVPEVIAAAHMGVPVAGVSCITNLAAGIGDKPLTHAEVAEVAHRVKDTFGRLLADFLPAIAHGAGPGAQS from the coding sequence ATGGGGCTCTACGAACAGGTACAGGAGACGGTGCAGGCCATCCGGGGGCGCGCCCCCGGGCTCGCGCCGAAGGTGGGAATCATCCTCGGCAGCGGGCTGGGCGACTTCGCGGACGGCTTCGCGGACAAGGTGGTGCTGCCCTACGCGGAGCTGCCGCACTTCCCGCACTCCTCGGTGCCGGGCCACGCCGGGCGCCTCGTGCTCGGGCGGCTCGCGGGCGTTCCGGTCGTCGCGATGCAGGGGCGCGTGCACGCCTACGAGGGCTACGCGCCCGCGCAGGTGGCCTTCCCCGCGCGCGTGCTCTGCGCGCTCGGCATCCAGGCCCTGGTGGTGACCAACGCCGCGGGCACGGTGAACACCGCGTACGCCCCCGGCGACCTGATGGCGATCACCGACCAGCTCAACCTCTCCGGCTGGAACCCCCTCACCGGCCCCAACGACGACCGGCTCGGGCCCCGCTTCCCGGACATGAGCCGCGCCTTCTCGCCCGAGCTGCTCGCACTGCTCTTCGCCTCGGCCAAGCGCACCGGGGTGGACCTCAAGCGCGGCGTGTACAGCATGCTCGCCGGGCCCACCTACGAGACGCCCGCGGAGATCCGCATGCTGCGCATCCTCGGTGCGGACGCGGTGGGGATGAGCACCGTGCCCGAGGTCATCGCGGCCGCCCACATGGGCGTGCCGGTGGCCGGCGTGAGCTGCATCACGAACCTCGCCGCGGGCATCGGCGACAAGCCGCTGACCCACGCCGAGGTCGCCGAGGTCGCCCACCGCGTGAAGGACACCTTCGGGCGCCTGCTCGCGGACTTCCTGCCGGCCATCGCCCACGGCGCTGGCCCGGGCGCACAGTCTTGA
- a CDS encoding PilZ domain-containing protein, whose protein sequence is MAGQGAQRGGSISDAEDRRDFPRVPMRFLVRSLDRGGDFEPREGDLSVGGFSCVGAALSDVESVEVRFSLPGLPEALQARGQVVRLSEGPQGRTAHVAFVNPPLALELAVARHLEGLPPAGARSP, encoded by the coding sequence ATGGCCGGACAGGGAGCGCAGCGCGGCGGCAGCATCAGTGACGCAGAGGACCGGCGCGACTTCCCGCGCGTCCCCATGCGCTTCCTCGTGCGCAGCCTGGACCGCGGCGGCGACTTCGAGCCGCGCGAGGGAGACCTCTCGGTGGGCGGCTTCTCCTGCGTGGGCGCCGCGCTCTCGGACGTGGAGAGCGTGGAGGTGCGCTTCAGCCTGCCGGGCCTCCCGGAGGCGCTGCAGGCGCGCGGGCAGGTGGTGCGCCTGAGCGAGGGGCCCCAGGGCCGCACCGCGCACGTGGCCTTCGTCAACCCGCCGCTCGCGCTCGAGCTCGCCGTGGCGCGCCACCTCGAGGGCCTGCCGCCCGCCGGAGCCCGCTCGCCGTGA
- a CDS encoding cytidine deaminase, producing the protein MTGAADTIPWERLFEVATEARTRAHVPYSKFPVGAALLYADGAVVAGCNVENASYGGTLCAERTAIVRGVVEGHGEPVALAIVVDTPTPCPPCGLCRQVVAEFAKPSLPVRSRNLKGDEARYSLEQLLPFAFTADFF; encoded by the coding sequence GTGACCGGGGCCGCGGACACGATTCCCTGGGAGCGCCTCTTCGAGGTGGCCACCGAGGCGCGCACCCGCGCGCACGTGCCCTACTCGAAGTTCCCGGTGGGCGCGGCGCTGCTCTACGCGGATGGCGCCGTGGTGGCCGGCTGCAACGTGGAGAACGCCTCGTACGGCGGCACCCTCTGCGCCGAGCGCACCGCCATCGTGCGCGGCGTCGTCGAGGGGCACGGCGAGCCCGTCGCGCTCGCCATCGTGGTGGACACGCCCACCCCATGCCCGCCCTGCGGCCTGTGCCGCCAGGTGGTGGCCGAGTTCGCCAAGCCCTCGCTCCCGGTGCGCAGCCGCAACCTGAAGGGGGACGAGGCGCGCTACAGCCTCGAGCAGCTCCTGCCCTTCGCCTTCACCGCCGACTTCTTCTAG
- a CDS encoding 5'-deoxyadenosine deaminase, translating to MDLLLTHGTVVTMNREREVLADTDVLVQDGRIARVGRRLRRRGNTRVVDVSGQVVLPGLIHGHLHACQTLFRNRADGLELLDWLRERIWPFEAAHDAESMRASADLTFAELIRSGATAALDMGTVRHYDAVFESARDAGFRLVGGKAMMDAGQGLPAGLRESTEASLQESLALLQRWHGQADGRLRYAFAPRFVLSCTEKLLREVARLAREHGVRIHTHASENPTECDVVRQKTGQDNVAYLHGLGVSGPHVTLAHCVWLTAGEQRLLRDSGTVVCHCPSSNLKLASGIAKVPELMDAGVRLALGADGAPCNNNLDLFTEMRLAALLHKPRVGPLGMPPERVVEMATLGGARALGLEDEVGSLEVGKRADVTVVDLRALHATPAPDERPQDVLGPLVYAARASDVVHVLIDGRPVLMDRQLRTLDADDVAERARTHARRLAERAG from the coding sequence GTGGACCTGCTCCTCACGCACGGCACCGTCGTCACCATGAACCGCGAGCGCGAGGTGCTCGCGGACACCGACGTGCTCGTGCAGGACGGGCGCATCGCGCGCGTAGGGAGGCGCCTGCGCCGCCGGGGCAACACCCGCGTGGTGGACGTGAGCGGCCAGGTGGTGCTGCCCGGCCTCATCCACGGCCACCTGCACGCGTGCCAGACGCTGTTCCGCAACCGCGCGGACGGGCTCGAGCTGCTGGACTGGCTTCGCGAGCGCATCTGGCCCTTCGAGGCCGCGCACGACGCGGAGTCCATGCGCGCCTCCGCAGACCTCACCTTCGCCGAGCTCATCCGCTCGGGCGCCACGGCGGCCCTCGACATGGGCACGGTGCGCCACTACGACGCCGTCTTCGAGTCCGCGCGCGACGCGGGCTTCCGGCTGGTGGGTGGCAAGGCGATGATGGACGCGGGGCAGGGGCTGCCGGCGGGCCTGCGCGAGAGCACCGAGGCGAGCCTGCAGGAGAGCCTCGCGCTGCTGCAGCGCTGGCACGGCCAGGCGGACGGGCGCCTTCGCTACGCCTTCGCCCCGCGCTTCGTGCTCTCGTGCACGGAGAAGCTGCTGCGCGAGGTGGCGCGGCTCGCGCGCGAGCACGGGGTGCGCATCCACACCCACGCGAGCGAGAACCCCACCGAGTGCGACGTGGTCCGCCAGAAGACGGGCCAGGACAACGTGGCCTACCTGCACGGGCTCGGGGTGAGTGGGCCGCACGTGACGCTCGCGCACTGCGTGTGGCTCACCGCGGGCGAGCAGCGCCTCCTGCGCGACAGCGGCACCGTGGTGTGCCACTGCCCCAGCTCCAATCTCAAGTTGGCGAGCGGCATCGCCAAGGTGCCCGAGCTGATGGACGCAGGGGTGCGGCTCGCGCTCGGGGCGGACGGCGCGCCCTGCAACAACAACCTGGACCTCTTCACCGAGATGCGGCTCGCGGCGCTGCTGCACAAGCCGCGCGTGGGGCCGCTGGGCATGCCGCCCGAGCGCGTGGTGGAGATGGCCACCCTGGGCGGCGCGCGGGCGCTGGGGCTCGAGGACGAGGTGGGCTCGCTCGAGGTGGGCAAGCGCGCGGACGTGACGGTGGTGGACCTGCGCGCCCTGCACGCGACCCCCGCCCCTGACGAGCGCCCCCAGGACGTGCTGGGCCCGCTCGTCTACGCCGCGCGCGCGAGCGACGTGGTGCACGTGCTCATCGACGGGCGCCCCGTGCTGATGGACCGGCAGCTGCGCACGCTGGACGCGGACGACGTGGCCGAGCGCGCCCGCACCCACGCCCGGCGGCTCGCCGAGCGCGCCGGCTAG
- a CDS encoding Hsp20/alpha crystallin family protein — MADLSVRHTPGALPQRRQSWDPFQQMQELMGLDPLEEFGRLLSGRAEGARFLPAFEVKETKDAFLFKADLPGVDEKDLDITVTEDRITVSGKRESEQREEGERYYAVERQYGAFSRAFTLPEGVNADGVQAELKDGVLSLRLPKRPESQPRRISVSKGGGGAKDKAHA; from the coding sequence ATGGCTGACCTGAGTGTTCGTCACACCCCGGGCGCCCTGCCGCAGCGGCGCCAGAGCTGGGATCCCTTCCAGCAGATGCAGGAGCTGATGGGCCTCGACCCGCTGGAGGAGTTCGGCCGCCTGCTCTCCGGGCGCGCGGAGGGCGCGCGCTTCCTGCCGGCCTTCGAGGTGAAGGAGACGAAGGACGCCTTCCTCTTCAAGGCGGACCTGCCCGGCGTGGACGAGAAGGACCTGGACATCACCGTCACCGAGGACCGCATCACGGTGAGCGGGAAGCGGGAGAGCGAGCAGCGCGAGGAGGGCGAGCGCTACTACGCCGTCGAGCGCCAGTACGGCGCCTTCAGCCGCGCCTTCACGCTGCCCGAGGGCGTGAACGCGGACGGCGTGCAGGCGGAGCTGAAGGACGGGGTGCTCAGCCTGCGGCTGCCCAAGCGCCCCGAGTCCCAGCCCCGGCGCATCAGCGTGAGCAAGGGCGGGGGCGGCGCGAAGGACAAGGCGCACGCGTAG
- a CDS encoding PspA/IM30 family protein codes for MWNRFRRAVRSFFGFFVSSIEDPELILEQNVRDMNDQVPKMNESIAMVRANVTLLEKENAKYKTEVTQLTAKVKAAIQAGRDDLAAQYATRLQTEKGALERNEMQLSTARAAYEKALNVKKLFMREKERKTQEAMDAIRDARRAKWQSKVADAMESFEVAGIDATHGEMLRKVEERTAINEARMQMALESVDHQTLAIEEDAERIQANELVKQFKMEMGLESPAPVSDVASGPEKTIGKKVEIK; via the coding sequence ATGTGGAACCGGTTCAGGCGGGCAGTGCGCAGCTTCTTCGGCTTCTTCGTGTCCTCCATCGAGGACCCGGAGCTGATCCTCGAGCAGAACGTCCGGGACATGAACGACCAGGTCCCGAAGATGAACGAGTCCATCGCCATGGTGCGGGCGAACGTGACCCTGCTCGAGAAGGAGAACGCCAAGTACAAGACCGAGGTGACGCAGCTCACCGCCAAGGTGAAGGCCGCCATCCAGGCGGGCCGCGACGACCTCGCCGCCCAGTACGCCACGCGCCTGCAGACGGAGAAGGGCGCGCTCGAGCGCAACGAGATGCAGCTGTCCACCGCGCGCGCTGCCTACGAGAAGGCGCTCAACGTGAAGAAGCTCTTCATGCGCGAGAAGGAGCGCAAGACGCAGGAGGCCATGGACGCCATCCGCGACGCGCGCCGCGCCAAGTGGCAGTCCAAGGTCGCTGACGCCATGGAGTCCTTCGAGGTGGCCGGCATCGACGCCACCCACGGCGAGATGCTGCGCAAGGTGGAGGAGCGCACGGCCATCAACGAGGCGCGCATGCAGATGGCGCTCGAGAGCGTGGACCACCAGACCCTCGCCATCGAGGAGGACGCCGAGCGCATCCAGGCCAACGAGCTGGTGAAGCAGTTCAAGATGGAGATGGGGCTGGAGAGCCCCGCCCCCGTCTCGGACGTGGCCAGCGGCCCGGAGAAGACCATCGGCAAGAAGGTGGAGATCAAGTAG
- a CDS encoding ABC transporter substrate-binding protein — translation MKLRGTGLLLFAALLLCGVGYALASRLGYLDRLQARLFPQTREAVRLSPGDFPAGVAAPVGDLASVPLRPTLIGFTPRGSSAALLLATGGAVSAENAAAPAPGEGLLKTGYALDARAVVFAREEELRKALAIGGESGGVDMAAISVDRLAAWGALLRDAAPRTVLLLGRSKGQEALAAVGVKELTGLRGKRLGVYPHSSSQYFALWLLARAGLRVTDVKWVDLPSTLDAGRALREGRVDAAAGLWGDVELAARDREGSVLATTVDAPHLVATVLVVRGEFAARYPDALRRVLRGLLDAASAVKKDPAAGARLLGEVAPYLGDPVAAIESAPPATLADNRAFFGLSGEAPVTYDELFQSAAALYGKLNRTGAAPDAEDTRDLGALKYVSEARGP, via the coding sequence ATGAAGCTGCGCGGCACCGGACTGCTGCTCTTCGCAGCGCTGCTCCTCTGCGGGGTGGGCTACGCGCTCGCCTCGCGCCTGGGCTACCTGGACCGGCTGCAGGCCCGGCTCTTCCCCCAGACGCGCGAGGCGGTGCGCCTGTCGCCCGGTGACTTCCCCGCCGGGGTCGCCGCGCCCGTGGGGGACCTGGCCTCGGTGCCCTTGCGCCCCACGCTGATCGGCTTCACCCCGCGCGGCTCCTCCGCCGCGCTGCTGCTCGCCACCGGCGGGGCCGTGAGCGCCGAGAACGCGGCCGCGCCCGCCCCGGGCGAGGGGCTGCTCAAGACGGGCTACGCGCTGGATGCGCGCGCGGTCGTCTTCGCGCGCGAGGAGGAGCTGCGCAAGGCGCTGGCCATCGGCGGGGAGAGCGGCGGGGTGGACATGGCGGCCATCTCGGTGGACCGCCTCGCCGCGTGGGGCGCGCTCCTGCGAGACGCGGCGCCGCGCACCGTGCTGCTCTTGGGGCGAAGCAAGGGCCAGGAGGCGCTCGCGGCGGTGGGGGTGAAGGAGCTCACGGGCCTGCGGGGAAAGCGGCTCGGGGTGTACCCGCACAGCAGCAGCCAGTACTTCGCGCTGTGGCTGCTCGCGCGCGCGGGCCTGCGGGTCACGGACGTGAAGTGGGTGGACCTGCCCTCCACGCTGGACGCGGGGCGCGCGCTGCGCGAGGGGCGGGTGGATGCGGCGGCCGGCCTCTGGGGCGACGTGGAGCTCGCGGCGCGAGACCGCGAGGGCAGCGTGCTCGCCACCACCGTGGACGCGCCGCACCTGGTGGCCACCGTGCTGGTGGTGCGCGGCGAGTTCGCGGCCCGCTACCCGGACGCGCTGCGCCGCGTGCTGCGCGGGCTCCTGGATGCGGCCAGCGCCGTGAAGAAGGACCCGGCCGCCGGTGCGCGCCTGCTGGGCGAGGTCGCCCCGTACCTCGGCGACCCGGTGGCCGCCATCGAGAGCGCGCCGCCCGCCACGCTCGCGGACAACCGCGCCTTCTTCGGGCTCTCGGGCGAGGCCCCCGTCACCTACGACGAGCTCTTCCAGAGCGCCGCGGCGCTCTACGGCAAGCTCAACCGCACGGGCGCCGCGCCGGACGCCGAGGACACGCGCGACCTGGGCGCTCTCAAGTACGTCTCGGAGGCACGCGGCCCGTGA
- a CDS encoding LPS-assembly protein LptD: MPCLLPVLLLALGASAPLPAPGEGPQEVHLSADTLALDGLTQKAEASGRATLEGQGVVIRADTLSWDRAAGKVEARGNVTLVRGTLAVVAERLTANLLTRELAAEGALFMQKEGVSPEQLAQAPSTEALLRAGRTTLTFTATRFQLLEGDSYVVEDLEFTPCDCDATHPSWHVSASSARLQAGGRAHLKSPTIFVHGVPIFWTPYLSLPLSDRATGLLMPLITTSSLSGFSVDQPFFLTLGRSWDLTLTPGYAFGSSANGSFGLEGPRLGTELNYAPSAGTRGRISLRLLDDLRQQRDPRNPDPAFALDEQRGLRWNLRVDHAQDLGGGFHDRLDASLLSDGYLLRDGTVDIVASAERYIRSTGSLYHRSDDRYVGLGITFVQDIRYGFSFAGGDHDRAGNSVPGPRPLQRLPTVLYALPERHLGAGLFGSLGVEYSRMAPLLGGTEDTGTDGIFLPNDPAELAKVGIPGVTPILLADPDGTQSNGRFDPGEREARDRLDLRPQLNLPLAVGSFLRVTPYVAARESLYVGEVTGARSHRGYALGGVQLDSELGRTFHAGASQLRHTLHPALDLRAATPVVQGGTPGRYDAVDVATPDAGFLQARLELRQSLARKDARGAVSELARLELSQGMDLRTGRLGTLLGRLRTALGPVSGGAEAELDPEAQRSSERLARVGADAQWQVLRPLTLRGNFERTFLSSERLRRGLDALVGEPLPPCSEVVRGTQPCAQEGRPLLLGTRAGAGASLRLGFGLGLDYGLSLLRRPPKDAPGGPGKLWLEYQTVGVSYSPSCDCWRVDTRLTLRPGVPRPEFGFTVTLAKFGSFGS, translated from the coding sequence ATGCCCTGCCTCCTGCCCGTCCTGCTCCTCGCGCTCGGCGCGAGCGCGCCACTGCCCGCCCCCGGGGAGGGGCCGCAGGAGGTGCACCTCAGCGCGGACACACTCGCGCTGGACGGGCTCACCCAGAAGGCCGAGGCCAGCGGCCGCGCCACCCTGGAGGGGCAGGGCGTGGTGATACGCGCGGACACCCTGAGCTGGGACCGCGCCGCCGGGAAGGTGGAGGCCCGGGGCAACGTCACCCTGGTGCGCGGCACCCTCGCCGTGGTGGCCGAGCGGCTCACGGCGAACCTGCTCACGCGCGAGCTCGCCGCCGAGGGCGCGCTCTTCATGCAGAAGGAGGGGGTGAGCCCGGAGCAGCTCGCCCAGGCCCCGAGCACCGAGGCGCTGCTGCGCGCGGGCCGCACCACGCTCACCTTCACCGCCACGCGCTTCCAGCTGCTCGAGGGCGACAGCTACGTCGTCGAGGACCTCGAGTTCACCCCCTGCGACTGCGACGCCACCCACCCGAGCTGGCACGTCTCCGCGTCCTCCGCCCGGCTGCAGGCGGGAGGCCGCGCGCACCTCAAGAGCCCCACCATCTTCGTGCACGGGGTGCCCATCTTCTGGACGCCCTACCTCTCGCTGCCCCTGAGCGACCGCGCCACCGGCCTGCTGATGCCGCTCATCACCACCTCCAGCCTCAGCGGCTTCTCCGTGGACCAGCCCTTCTTCCTCACGCTGGGGCGCAGCTGGGATCTCACCCTCACCCCGGGCTACGCGTTCGGCTCCAGCGCCAACGGCAGCTTCGGCCTGGAGGGGCCGCGGCTGGGCACCGAGCTCAACTACGCGCCGAGCGCGGGCACCCGCGGGCGCATCTCGCTGCGGCTCCTGGACGACCTGCGCCAGCAGCGCGACCCGCGCAACCCGGACCCGGCCTTCGCCCTGGACGAGCAGCGCGGCCTGCGCTGGAACCTGCGCGTGGACCACGCCCAGGACCTGGGCGGGGGCTTCCACGATCGCCTCGATGCCTCGCTGCTCTCCGACGGCTACCTGCTGCGCGACGGCACGGTGGACATCGTCGCCTCCGCCGAGCGCTACATCCGCTCCACCGGCAGCCTCTACCACCGCAGCGACGACCGCTACGTGGGCCTCGGCATCACCTTCGTGCAGGACATCCGCTACGGCTTCAGCTTCGCCGGCGGTGACCACGACCGGGCCGGCAACTCCGTGCCCGGTCCGCGGCCCCTGCAGCGGCTGCCCACCGTGCTCTACGCGCTGCCCGAGCGGCACCTGGGCGCGGGGCTCTTCGGCAGCCTCGGCGTCGAGTACAGCCGCATGGCCCCGCTGCTGGGCGGCACGGAGGACACCGGCACGGACGGCATCTTCCTTCCGAACGACCCCGCCGAGCTCGCGAAGGTGGGAATCCCGGGTGTCACCCCCATCCTGCTCGCGGACCCGGACGGCACCCAGAGCAACGGCCGCTTCGACCCGGGCGAGCGCGAGGCGCGCGACCGGCTGGACCTGCGCCCGCAGCTGAACCTCCCCCTGGCCGTCGGCTCCTTCCTGCGCGTCACGCCCTACGTGGCCGCGCGCGAGAGCCTCTACGTGGGGGAGGTGACGGGGGCGCGCTCGCACCGCGGCTACGCGCTAGGCGGCGTGCAGCTGGACAGCGAGCTCGGCCGCACCTTCCACGCAGGCGCTTCGCAGCTGCGCCACACGCTGCACCCCGCGCTGGACCTGCGCGCCGCGACGCCGGTGGTGCAGGGCGGGACGCCGGGGCGCTACGACGCGGTGGACGTGGCCACCCCGGACGCGGGCTTCCTGCAGGCGCGCCTGGAGCTGCGCCAGAGCCTCGCGCGCAAGGACGCGCGCGGCGCCGTGAGCGAGCTCGCGCGGCTCGAGCTCTCCCAGGGGATGGACCTGCGCACCGGCCGCCTCGGCACCCTGCTGGGCCGCCTGCGCACCGCCCTCGGCCCCGTCTCCGGCGGCGCGGAGGCGGAGCTGGACCCCGAGGCCCAGCGCAGCTCCGAGCGGCTCGCGCGCGTGGGAGCGGACGCGCAGTGGCAGGTGCTGCGCCCGCTCACCCTGCGCGGCAACTTCGAGCGCACCTTCCTCAGCTCGGAGCGCCTGCGCCGCGGCCTCGATGCCCTGGTGGGCGAGCCGCTGCCCCCCTGCAGCGAGGTGGTGCGCGGCACCCAGCCCTGCGCACAGGAGGGCCGGCCGCTGCTGCTGGGCACCCGCGCGGGCGCCGGCGCGAGCCTGCGGCTGGGCTTCGGGCTGGGCCTGGACTACGGGCTCTCGCTGCTGCGCCGCCCTCCGAAGGACGCGCCCGGCGGCCCGGGGAAGCTCTGGCTCGAGTACCAGACGGTGGGCGTCTCCTACAGCCCCTCCTGCGACTGCTGGCGCGTGGACACCCGGCTCACGCTGCGGCCGGGCGTGCCGCGCCCCGAGTTCGGCTTCACCGTGACGCTGGCGAAGTTCGGCTCCTTCGGCAGCTAG
- a CDS encoding ABC transporter ATP-binding protein, translating to MIRARDIVKRYRDGEGPEVRVLDGLSLDVESGDFVAIVGPSGSGKSTLLHLLGGLDVHYEGSVEVAGTRVTGLSDAALARFRNAKVGFIFQSFHLVPNLSALENVLLPSHFGASAEGDARARAAAVLTRVGLGAKLDRPPSRLSGGERQRVAIARALFTGPQVLLCDEPTGNLDAATGAGIIELFHELHREGLTLLAVTHEERMSSAARRVLRLKEGRLVEEAR from the coding sequence GTGATCCGCGCGCGCGACATCGTGAAGCGCTACCGCGACGGCGAGGGGCCCGAGGTGCGCGTGTTGGACGGGCTCTCGCTGGACGTGGAGTCGGGAGACTTCGTGGCCATCGTGGGCCCCTCGGGCAGCGGCAAGAGCACGCTCTTGCACCTGCTGGGCGGGCTGGACGTGCACTACGAGGGCAGCGTGGAGGTGGCCGGCACGCGCGTCACCGGCCTCTCGGACGCGGCGCTCGCGCGCTTTCGCAACGCGAAGGTGGGCTTCATCTTCCAGTCCTTCCACCTGGTGCCCAACCTCTCCGCGCTGGAGAACGTGCTCCTGCCCAGCCACTTCGGCGCCTCGGCAGAGGGCGATGCGCGCGCGCGCGCCGCGGCGGTGCTCACCCGCGTGGGGCTGGGCGCGAAGCTGGACCGGCCACCGAGCCGGCTCTCCGGCGGCGAGCGCCAGCGCGTGGCCATCGCCCGCGCGCTCTTCACCGGGCCCCAGGTGCTCCTGTGCGACGAGCCCACGGGAAACCTGGACGCGGCCACCGGCGCGGGCATCATCGAGCTGTTCCACGAGCTGCACCGCGAGGGGCTCACCCTGCTCGCGGTGACGCACGAGGAGCGCATGAGCAGCGCGGCGCGGCGGGTGCTGCGCCTCAAGGAGGGCAGGCTGGTGGAGGAAGCGCGATGA